CCATATGGTGGCCTTGGAAGCAAGGGAACCATCATTCCTGGTGGGACCCCTTGGTTGGGAAGCCCAGCAGCAGATAAAGGTGGCCGCATTTCTGGTGGAGGTGGCGGTGGCCGAAAACGTGACATGCCGGGCGGTAACACATCAGACTGCATGGTTGGCATCATACCAGGTCTAGGCACTGGCTGTTGTTGCCTTGGaggaggcggtggtggtgggACCAAGTTAGCGACATCCATGTTGTCGGAAGGATTACTGGCTTCATTTTCAAGTGAGCCCTCAGATGGATTGCCTGCAGACTTTGGTGGCAATCCTGGAGGAGGCGGTGGTAATGGAAGCATGGCAGGTACCTTTAgttgaaagaaagaagaagaggtaAACATTAGATTCcattcacatatatcactaaATGTAGTGACTAATAGCAAGAATATTTgaggttttttctttcttcctttttgtcgaACAAGAATATTCAAGTTAAGAGTAAAGACTAGTCCATGATGCTAGTATCCACATATTACTTCTAAGCTTTAGCTTTTGATCTCCATCGACTTCAGATTAATGGCTTAAGCACACTAGTCAATCTCACTATTCCAGTTGATACCACACATGTTTAGGAAGAGTTTACCTGAGTATCCTCAGGTCCCTGGCGATCTGCTGACAATGTGGATACAATTCTATCATTAACCCCAGGAGGTGGTGGCTGAGCAGATTGttgtggaggtggaggtggtggaggtAAAAGGCCAGTTCCAACAGTTTCTTTAGGTGGTGGAccaggaggaggagggggaccTGGAGGTGGTGGAGGCAAAGGAGTACCAACATTGGTGGCAGCAGGCTTTGGTGgcaatggaggaggaggaggtagagGCAAAGATGCAGCTAAGGCAGAGGCATCACCAGAGGCCAATGGCACaggtggaggaggtggtggtggaggaggaggaggaactgcAGAAGGATCATCCTCTGCGCCTGAATTAGATGACGACGCACCAGCGGAAGTGCTTGCAGAAGGACCAGATAATGGAATTCTAGGTCCTGCAGGACAAAGTTAATAACTCAGAAAAATGACAAGAGAGCATGTAAAAGCAAGGACTGAGAACAAACCAATACCTATTGATGATTTAAACATTGGGGGCTTCCCAGGTGGTGGGGCTCCTGTGGGATTGAGAGTAGGATGGAAGTATACAGAATCCTGCACCAAAAAAGGAGATCACGTCAGTAATGTAAATAAGAAAAGggtcaaaagtttaaaattactTATTAATTACCTCAGGCTTGGGGTGCTTGACTCTCTCTTCATCTGCACTTGCCCTTCTTGGAGGGGGTCCCAGATGGCTGCGAAGCCAAAAAACTCACTATTTCTAGAGAAGGCATTTCTCAATCCacaaaaataaagacaaaaaacAATATGAATGGGCAAATTAAACAAAGGAATACAACCTACCTAAACATGACAGGGGTTTCACCCTTTTCACGCATCTTCTCTTCATATTCCTGTAcaataacacaaaaaaaagCCTGCTCATTACTGGTGGCCAGTTGTTTAGGTTAGCTGACACTCTACTTTCCATTTAAATGGTACAGTAGAAGAATATTGTGAAAAGATAATCCAGTGGAGAGGACattctgaaaagaaaagaaaaagaaaaggctcaACCATCTGATTACATTTCAAAGAACTTCACGCATCAATAATTGCATTTCACATTAACCAAAGGGTGAAGAATGATCCATTTAGATTATCCTGTTTCTCCATCAACTTTAAAATTCACCAGGAAAGGGTGGAAAATTGTCTGAACAATTCTCAAGCAGCATTATTCAAAcatcaacatcatcaaatcAGTATCTTCATCCTCTGTAATGTATATGACAGGAAAAAGGTACTGCCAATtactaatttaattgaaaaagaaagaattattcAAAATACCACCCGTTAAAGGCATTATCATCTTCTCAAACAGATAGGAAAagcaagatttttattttacccCTCATGATAGTCAAATCACCTCTCTGAACAGCAATCGTCTAGCCAATCATCCAATTAGCTTGGAGATATGCAAAAAATAGGAATCCCTCCCTCAGAGCTGATTAAATTAATAGTTAAAAAGGGATTACCCAGAGACTCAGAAGCCAGATTCATACCAAGGACCACAAGAACTATATCACAAGCTGTCCATCAGTCTTGTCTATTATCCTGTAAATAACACGACACTCTCAAGTTCTAATGTTTACAAAGCcagaaaaaaaaactgaaatatAAAATTAACTTTTGCAGAGTAGGGCCACACCTGCTTTTCCTTCTGCAAGAATGTctcaattatattataattttatcgAGCATGTGCTGTTTTAGTTGGAGATTTATGAAGTTTTCAGTTGCATCAAAACCTAATCTACCAAATCTTGATGAGCTAAGAACATGAGCCGAAAAAATTTAGCATTTGCCAACATACATAGATGAAAGTAAAGGAAGCTCACAGAGACAACTAAAAAATGGAGGTAACGGAAGCTTAACATCATCAGCAACACCTATCCTAGGAAAGTTTCCTCTATCTCATTTCTCTGCTATCCTCCACCAAAACAAACCAATTGTCAATTCATCCAGCAGAGATACAGAGGGTGGGAACAACACAAGAGGTTCATCCCTTCAGATCACGCCCTAGGCTTTTGTATCATAGATGGAAGTAGGAAGCTACACACAGTTGGCAGAAACCACCCCTCATTATATGCAATGCAAGCATGCTTAGCACTAACTTTAGTCGAAAAGGCCATagtttaaaagaaagaaaatcattcCATGCTCTCAaggataaatttgaaaaaagaaaagataatcaTCACAATAGTGACTGACTGCCACGACTTTCACTCAAGTACAAGACAAAGCATCTATATGTCCATCAATGCACTAGCTTTGCTTGTGGATTTCTTTGATGAGGTAAATATGCATTGACAGGATATaacaacaggaaaaagaaattgaaaagacaaaccttcttcataaaaataaaattggaaggAGGTATCTTGAGTTATTTCTGTGACACAATGAAAGATATAACTATTGAAGCATAACATCATCCAGAAAAGTATCTAATCAAGTCCTGAAATTCCTATGGActtattcattttcttgaaaacaatGGACTTCACAATTTAAAAGAAACATGAGCAAACGTGACTAAACATACCTTTCTCTTCTTTAGAACAAGATTAAGTGTGTCTTCCAGTTGCCTCTTCTTGTGCTTTCTAGCTTTATCCAGAGCACCATCAGCTTCTGCAACAACAACAGCTATGTGAACTTGACCTATCGGAAGAGGCTATGGAAACAAGCTGCAGCCACATACCcgaaaggcaaaaaaaaacaaaatcattgaAATACAAGACAAGCACGAGGATTTTTAAGTCTACAAAGCCTAACAGAAACATCCCATTTGCCAAACTCTCTTCCCTCGTCAATAAGAAGTACAAAACACAAGCAAAGATATAAGACACAGGCAAAAGAACACAAACTGAAACAGAAAGAGAGGGTAATAGAATATTTGTTGGGTCACCAAGCCTAGTCTGGTCCAAAAGAGTAGTACTTTGTCACAATATTAATCACATCACAAATAATGAGCCAGCCCATCAACCTGATTTAGGATTGGGTCATCAGGCATAGCCAGCCAATGCATACATTTCAGGCCCTTGTAAAGCAAAAGCGTGGAATATTGTATCAAAATATTCCTTAACCAATCAAAGCACAATCAACATATCAGAAGCACATGATCTATGTTCAATATATAATCACGACTTTTTGCTCAAGGATTGCCTTTACGAGtgacaaataaaaatctaaattgcaTGTGATTGATTATTCTCCCTCCAAGGAGTACTTTTCTTGCACTCTCCACTCATTTTGCTTCCGACAAGAATTTGTGCTTGCCTCATTCAATACCATATGTTTTATTCAACAAAAAGGAACATTAGGTCTAATGAGCTTTGATGTTGTGAgaaaattctaacttttttCATAACTCTTTCTATTGAATTTATCCTCAGaagcttttattattttatctcaaTATTGCAATGATGTGGTTGATAACATCGAAAAGATCCCTATGTGATATAAAAACGACAATCAGGAATTTTCTAAGTGTTATTGAGTCCCTACATGATACGAagaattccaaacttattttgtTCACAAGAGGAAGATCCATATAAAAAGGATGCAATTTTGAGAATAACCAAAACACATGTTCCAATCTtacacaaatgaaaaaaattcatgcCCTTGCAACACACGGAATGCTACTAGTATAGCCTATTAAAATGCCTTACATGTCTCGGTCATCAAAACAGTGCAAAAAACAAAAGTCGGAGAACGCTGAGCTGGTGACACAGCATCTTTTGAAAAGTCGCCACTGTCTAACAGATATGGTAAGTACTTTTTTCCTTAGAGAACAAATAGCATAATTACTTTTGAACTGCTTATGTTGTAAACTCCCAAGTGTAATCGATTCTCTTGACTTACAAACTTCATCCACTACAATGTGTCTTTTGACAAGCACACTTATGCCAATGGA
The nucleotide sequence above comes from Eucalyptus grandis isolate ANBG69807.140 chromosome 2, ASM1654582v1, whole genome shotgun sequence. Encoded proteins:
- the LOC104418836 gene encoding protein EARLY FLOWERING 5 isoform X1, which encodes MKTTKGGKVMNPTDAYRKELRKKELKRNKKERKKVREVGILKKDPDNLKEQIEKLEMMKADGALDKARKHKKRQLEDTLNLVLKKRKEYEEKMREKGETPVMFSHLGPPPRRASADEERVKHPKPEDSVYFHPTLNPTGAPPPGKPPMFKSSIGPRIPLSGPSASTSAGASSSNSGAEDDPSAVPPPPPPPPPPPVPLASGDASALAASLPLPPPPPLPPKPAATNVGTPLPPPPPGPPPPPGPPPKETVGTGLLPPPPPPPQQSAQPPPPGVNDRIVSTLSADRQGPEDTQVPAMLPLPPPPPGLPPKSAGNPSEGSLENEASNPSDNMDVANLVPPPPPPPRQQQPVPRPGMMPTMQSDVLPPGMSRFRPPPPPPEMRPPLSAAGLPNQGVPPGMMVPLLPRPPYGPPPGAPPMMRPPLPPGPPPTLLEDDLAAIRPPVPPKPSYVKSAAPTVVKRPLAQHTPELTAMVPASVRVRRESAVPKSKPKAAVSTAVAAPRPVTPTVVKPEVVSSSSTVPKGIDDSYTAFLEDMKALGALDS
- the LOC104418836 gene encoding protein EARLY FLOWERING 5 isoform X2; protein product: MREKGETPVMFSHLGPPPRRASADEERVKHPKPEDSVYFHPTLNPTGAPPPGKPPMFKSSIGPRIPLSGPSASTSAGASSSNSGAEDDPSAVPPPPPPPPPPPVPLASGDASALAASLPLPPPPPLPPKPAATNVGTPLPPPPPGPPPPPGPPPKETVGTGLLPPPPPPPQQSAQPPPPGVNDRIVSTLSADRQGPEDTQVPAMLPLPPPPPGLPPKSAGNPSEGSLENEASNPSDNMDVANLVPPPPPPPRQQQPVPRPGMMPTMQSDVLPPGMSRFRPPPPPPEMRPPLSAAGLPNQGVPPGMMVPLLPRPPYGPPPGAPPMMRPPLPPGPPPTLLEDDLAAIRPPVPPKPSYVKSAAPTVVKRPLAQHTPELTAMVPASVRVRRESAVPKSKPKAAVSTAVAAPRPVTPTVVKPEVVSSSSTVPKGIDDSYTAFLEDMKALGALDS